GCGGTCTTTCCATGATTTTTTCATTTTTTCGATGTTGTCTTCAATTACTTTCAGGGACGATGTTTTCATAGACTTGTTCAAGTCATCGATTTCGGATTGAGTCATCTCAGGGATGTATTTTGTTCCTTTTTCGATTTCACTTGCCATTGTTTTTTCCTCACTCTTCTTCTTTTAGCCAGTTTTTGGATTTGTATATTGGCTTGCCTGCAACTTCCACCTGAAGGCAGCCTTCGTATGGGCACATCTCTACGCATCTAAAGCACAGGATGCACGATGAAACGGTTACGTCGCCTCCTTTATCGTCGTAGACTTCAGTAACCTGTGGGGGGCACACCCTTTTACATATGCCGCATTTGGTGCATTTTTCTTCTACTTTGGTTAGTTTGATTAATGAAATCTTCTTAAAGGGCCCAAACCTGCTAAAGATTGCTATCAATCCCCCCAATGGGCAGATTCGGCACCATAATCGACGAATCTTAAAGGAGCCTACAGTTACTACTCCCAGTATTACTAAATTAATTGAAGTAAGATACCATCCCGTCAAAGCAAAATCCCCGATAGTCTGGGACAGCATGTAATCCACATCCATAAATCCCAGTGCCCCTTCTACCAGAACAAACAAGGGTTTCGCTGGGCAAACTTGGCAGAAGGGTATCTCAAGGTATCTGCCTAGTTCTGTTTCTGAGACAAGTTCAACCCCCGCAATGGCTCGCATGCCTAGAATGACGCTTAAAATCAAAAACGTCGCAATAATCAAGTAACGGGATTGTCGTAAAACTTCGTTGGTTCTGTCGGAGAGGGTCCAGTGCTTAATTTTCAAGGCTTTTCGTAACCGCGTAAGCAAATCCATATACAACCCAAAGGGACATATCCATCCACAAAGAAATCGCCCAAAAATTATGGACATCAGTATGAGAAGCCCTGTGGCTATTGCCAGCCGTTCCACTCCCGATGTGGAATAAACACTGCTGGTGCCAAAATCTGGAAACAAGTAACTTTGCAACTGCCAAACTACACAGGTTGCAGTTCTTCCCGAAGCGTAGTAACACGAAAAGGTGGGCACAGTTAACCCATCTGGGTAGGGTCTTCCAAAGATTTCTTTTCCGATGGCGATGTCTTTGGGGGCAGTTCCCAGGTATTCCCACTGGTCTTGCCCAAAGGGTCCGATAATTAATCCAAGAAAAATCAACACAACTGCAACAATCTGAACGAAAAGGCGTAGTGTGCTTAGTTTTCGGGTGTTGTTTCTCACCCAGATTACAATTGCCAACATACCTGCTAGAATCAAAGCTACCGCTATGGTTATTCGCAACGTTTCTGCGATGATTTCTAGCAAATTTTTTTCATTCCTTCAGGTAAATTCGATTAATGAACTAATCAACACGCTTAGTCCCATGAAAACAAGGGCGATTCCCCCAATTTTTGACAACCATTTCGTGAACAGGGGCGCCTTTTTCAAAAGCCAGCCTGTGGCTCCCCCCAGAATCAAAAGGGGAGAGATTGCGGTTCCCACTCCAAACAAAACTGCCATCATTGTGGGGTTAATTTGACTAAAAGTTGCTGCATAAACCAAAAGGGCAACCAAAGGAGGGCACAAAATAAATCCCCTGCTAAATCCCATGAAAAATGCCCGCAGGTCAAATCTGTCGGTTAGTTTTGCGATTCCGAACCGGTCGGGTTTTTGTTCTTTGCAGTCGCAGGTGCTGTTTTGTTTTTTCATTAGTATGGTTGCTCCAATCAAAACTGTGATTATACTAAAGGCAAAAGCACTGTATTGTTGATATGAACTGAAGAAATCTTCGCTTACTGTGGTGCTTATCAGGCCTACGAGGGTTCCGATTATGGCATAGGCTACTATTCTTCCTGCGTTGTAGATTGTGGTTGCGATTACCCCTTGTTTGAACCCTGCTCCAATTCCTGCAATGTAACTAATAATATAGGGCAGGCAAGATGACGCACAAAAAGTGAGACCGTACAATAACCCAAAAACCAATGAACCAAGATACGGATCGGAAATCTGCTCTAGAACAGTCATGGCAAACTAAGCCCTTGAGCCTAATAGAGCACAAGATACATTGCATTTGCATTTAACTATTGTCATAAAACCAACAAAAAATCAGATTTTTCAATTCAAACTTTGTTTGTTAAAATAAATCCATCTGACATCAACAATTGCCATAACCAAAATAGCAAACTGAAGAAAATCAAAACTCCACGAACCCTGCGCAACCATAACTTGGTCTTGCCCCCTGTCAAAATATTGGTAGGTGGGACGATAACAAAGAACACCATATTCAACCGAAACAACCCTCGTAGTTGAATGAGCACGGATAGAATAAGTCCTCGTGTTCAAATCCGAAAACGCAAGAACCCCACCAAAACCAATCACCAAAACATTAGCCAAAACCAACAAAACAACAGGATTAATACGCATTCAATCGCCAAACTTCCTTTCACATAATTACAATATTGCTTTTACGCTGTTAACCAACATATTAGTATCCTAATAGCAATTCTATGTTGAAAACGGCCTTTTTCCTTTCTAAAAAATAAGTTTATAAAATTGCTTTTGGAGTCTTTAATAGTCTCTTTTTGTGTTTTTAGTTCGAGGATACTTAATTGTCTGAGCGTTGGAGACTCCTAAAACTTGAAACCACAGACGCTTACACAAACATGGCAATCGACCAAGCAATCCTTACTGCCCGAACCCAAAACAAGGTTCCAGACACTTTGCGGTTTTACATGTGGAACCCCTCTGCCGTTACTGTTGGACGATTTCAAAAATTAGAAAACGAAATCAACGTGGAAGAATGCAAAAAACAGCACGTAGACATAGTCCGAAGAATAAGTGGCGGAGGGGCAGTATATCACGACAAAAATGGAGAAATAACCTACAGCATAACCGCAAAAACCGTTGACCTTGGATGCAAAGACTTGGACCTTTTAGGGGCTTACCAAAAAATTTGCAGTGGACTGAACGAGGCTGTAAAGGTTTTGGGTGCAGACGCTGATTACAATCCTCCTGACGCCAAACGGTGCCCTAACCTTTCTGTAAACGGAAAAAAGATTTCTGGCAACGCCCAAACCACAAAAAAAGGCGTTTTAATGCAACATGGCACCTTTTTGCTTCAAATAGACTACCCTACTATGTTCAAGTTGCTTAAGGTGCCTTGGTCAACCAATTTAGACACGGTAATTGCAGTCGCCAAACACAAACTAGGATGCGTAAAACAGGATATAACCCCAGATTTTTCAGTTCAAGAAGCCTACAATGCATTAGTTTCAGGGTTTGAAAAGGCGTTAAACGTAGAATTTGTTGAAGAATCCTTAACTGAATACGAAAAAAATCTTGCAGAAAAATTAAAAAAAGAAAAGTTTGTGACCGAGGATTGGAATTTCCTCGGTGAGTCCTCGTTTTGTTGAGGTTTCTATGCTAGCAGTGCATACATTGCAATTGTTGGTGCAAATACTGAAGCAACCAAAGACATGACAGTGATCAACGTGTTCAACGAAGGTCCTGCGGTGTCTTTGAATGGGTCACCAACTGTGTCACCAACTACAGCTGCTTTGTGGGGTTCAGAGCCTTTGCCGCCAAATGCACCAGCTTCGATGTATTTCTTTGCGTTGTCCCAAAGTCCACCAGCGTTAGACATCAACAGAGCAAAGATAAGTCCTGAGAATATGCTTCCTGCTAGGTATCCACCAAGGGCTTGGATTCCTCCAATGAAACCTACTATCAAAGTGATAGCAATAGACAAAACACTTGGGGCAATCAACTCTTTGAGTGCACCTTTTGTGGCGATGTCTACACATGATGCATAGTCTGCTTTGACGCCTTCTTTGCCTTCTAGCAAGCCTGGGATGTCTCGGAATTGTCGGCGGATTTCTTCAATCATGACGTATGCGTTTTTGCCTACGCTGAGCATTACCATTGCTGAGAACACTGCAGGTATTGCAAGACCAATCAGAGCACCTGTCAAGACTAATGGGTCCATCAAGTTGAACTGAATGCTAACACCTGTTGCTTGGGCTGCAATTTCTTGGAAAGCCGCAAGTAACGCAATTACAGTAAGTCCCGCTGCACCAATGGCAAACCCTTTGGTAATGGCTTTAGAAGTGTTGCCTGCTGCGTCAAGGCTTGCAGTAATTTCTAGAACTTCTTCGTCAAGTCCTGCTTGTTCTGCGATTCCACCAGCGTTGTCAGAAATAGGTCCGAAAGCGTCTCCTGCTACAATCATACCTACAATTGATAACATTCCGACTGCTGCCATTCCGATGCCGTAAACACCTGCTCCTTCAACACCGGGCATAAAGTATTCAGTTACCGAGTATGCTCCAATTGATGCAAAAGCAATTCCCAATAGTGCTGGGAATACGCTGAGCAATCCGTAAGAGAATCCAGTGATAATGTTTACTGCAGAACCTGTTTGTGATGCTTCAGCTGTTTTGATTACTGGGGGCTTGTCGATAGAAGTAAAGTAGTCCGTGGTAACTCCAATAATAATTCCACCAGCTAATCCAATGACTGCGGCTGCCCAGACACCTATGTTGATGTCTAGGTAGTATGTTGCTCCTAGGGTTAACAAACCAAACATTACACATGTTATGTAAGTTCCTAGGTTGAGTGCTTTTCCAGGGTTTCCTTTTTTGCCCACACGAACTATTGCAACGCCCAAAATTGAAGCGATAACTCCAAGTCCGGCAAACACCAGTGGCACATGCTCAAATGAGATGTTGGTAAAGCCAAAATCAATCATTGATTGTGCTCCTCCTAATGTCATAACTGCAACGATGCTTGCTACGTATGAGTCAAAAAGGTCTGCTCCCATACCGGCGACGTCACCGACGTTGTCACCAACGTTGTCGGCGATTACTCCAGGGTTTCTGGGGTCGTCTTCTGGTATGTTGTGTTCTACCTTGCCTACAAGGTCTGCGCCAACGTCAGCTGTTTTAGTATAGATTCCGCCTCCAATCTTTGCGAACAGTGCCATTGCACTTGCACCAAAGCTGAAGCCAAGAATTATTCCAGTGTCGTTAGTTAATGCATAAACTGCGCTTAATCCCAAAAGAGCCAATCCGACTACGGCTAAGCCCATGACGGCTCCTCCACGGAAGGCTATCGGGAATGCTTTGTTGAGTCCTTCTTTTGCGGCGTTTGCTGATCTGACGTTTGCCTTTAGGGCAACAGTCATTCCTAAAACACCTGCAATCGCAGAACAAAGGGCACCAAAAATGAATGCTGGCCCCATTAGATAACTAAATCCAATGTCTGCAACCAAAGGAACAAAAGTTAAGATAACTGCCATGACTGCGACGAATGCTGCGAGGTATTTGAACTCCACTTTCATGAAGGCTCGGGCACCTTCTGCGATGGCGTTAGAAATTTCTTGCATTTTTTCTGAACCGGCGTCTTGTTTGTTAATGTAGAAGTAAAGATAAATTGCAACTAGAACGGATAGTCCTGCTGTGATAGGCGCTATTGTCCAATCAATCATCATCGTAATTTTTCACACCTTTCTATAGAGGTATTACGGTTCCAGTTTGTTTGCTTTAAGGTTTTCCCCAATATTGATTGAAAATCAGTAACTTTGCTACTTTTTTATTGTAAGTAGTTAAGCTTTGAATAATATTTCATTATTTATCATAAATGTGAGAAAATTTTGTACCGATTGTAAGAAATGCTTTTTAATAACTAGTTTGCTTCTTCAATCTAAACTCTGCAGATTGTAAAATAGGCGGTTGAAATGAGTTCTGAATACCATTCGATGGAAAAAAAGGAACTTTTAGAATCACTGAAAGTCACAGAAAATGGATTGTCAACCGAAGAAGCTGAACGACGCCTAAAAGAGTTCGGACCAAACGAACTTGTAGAAAAGAAAAAGGTAAGTCCACTTCAGATTTTCTTGGGCCAATTCAAAGACATCTTCGTAATCATGCTATTGTTTGCGATGAGTGTCTCATTAATAATTGCCTTAACTCGAGACGCAGGCGAATTCGTGGACGCTGCGACTATCGGCGCTATCATATTTCTTAACGCCATAGTTGGATTTGTTCAAGAATATCGCTCAGAAAAAGCAATGGAAGCCATGAAACAACTCACGGCTCCTAAGGCTCGTGTCTTGAGGGATGGCAAAGAACAACTAATCCCCTCAAGGGAAGTCGTGCCCGGAGATGTTGTTCTCCTTGAAGCTGGAGACCGAATACCCGCAGACGCACGAGTTCTTGAGGTTGTAGACCTCAAAAGTGATGAAGCAATTCTCACTGGAGAATCCACGGCTGTCGACAAAAAAGACATAGTTCTTCCTCCAAAAACAGCCGTAGCCGACAGAAAAAACTCCCTTTTCATGGCAACACACCTCACCTACGGAAGAGGCAAAGCCGTAATCACCAACACGGGAATGAAAACCGAATTCGGCAAAGTCGCCGAAATGGTTCAAGCCGTCGAGCAAACAGAAACGCCCCTCAAACAAAAACTAACAAAGTTCGCCAAAAAACTGGGAATCATAATCATTTTCGTAAGCGTTGCAATCTTTGCCCTTGAATTGTATGAAATCTTCGCCATAGGCGGAGGCGGCAGTTTTGAGCACATTCTTGATCAACTGATTGAAGCCTTTGAAGTTGCAATTGCTCTTGCAGTATCTGCAGTTCCTGAAGGATTGCCCGCGGTTGTAACTGTGTCTCTAGCTTTGGGTGCACGAGAACTTGCAAAACGTAAAGCCCTTATCCGAAGACTCTCTTCTGCAGAAACTTTGGGCGCTACCGACATCATTTGCTCCGACAAAACAGGAACTTTAACAAAAGGCGAAATGACTGTGCGCAAAATCTATGTAAATGGCAAAATGGTTGACGTAACTGGCGCAGGTTATGAGCCTAAAGGAGAGTTCTTGGTTGATGGTAACAAAATTGATGCAACAAAAGAATCTGATTTAGACTTGTTGCTAAAGTCCAGCACATTATGTGCCAACGCAACATACGACGGAACTAAAGTTCTTGGAGATACAACCGAAGGAGCATTAATAGTTGCAGCTACTAAAGCAGGAATGAACAAACCTGAATTGGATGCGGAATACACTCGTTTACAAGAAATACCCTTTACTTCTGAAAGAAAACGAATGACTACAGTTCACAAAACACCTGATGGCAAAGTTGTCTCTTATGTCAAGGGTGCAGTTGAAATTCTGCTAGACCGATCAGTAAGCATCATAAAAGACGGCAAAGTAACTGCGTTGTCTGCTTCTAAAAAACAAGAAATCTTAAAGACCAACGAAGCAATGGCAAACCAAGCTCTTCGTGTCCTTGCAATTGCTTACAAAGAATTGCCTCCGATTTCAAACAACGAATATGATGAAGAAGAACTAGAAAGCGACTTAGTGTTCATCGGTTTGGCTGGAATGATTGACCCACCACGAGACGAAGCCAAAGGCGCAAACGAACTGTGCCGAAAAGCAGGCATCAAAACAGTAATGATTACTGGAGACCACAAGCTTACAGCTGTTGCTATTGCTAAAGAATTAACCATAATGAACGAAGGCGACTTGGCTTTCACAGGTGCTGAACTTGACAAAATGAGTGACACAGAATTCGAAGACATAGTCGAAAAAGCAGTTGTTTACGCTCGTGTTTCTCCTGAACACAAGCTACGAATCGTCAAAGCCTTCAAAGACAAAGGCCACATCGTAGCCATGACTGGAGATGGAGTCAACGACGCACCAGCCCTCAAACAAGCAGACATCGGTATCGCCATGGGAATCACCGGAACTGACGTAACCCGCGAAGCAGCCGACATGGTTTTGGCAGACGACAACTTCGCTACAATCGTCACAGCAGTAGAAGGCGGACGAGCAATCTACGACAACATCCGTAAATTCTCGTTCTTCTTGCTACGATCAAACTTTGACGAATTACTCGTCATCGGAGTGTTTGCCCTGTTGTCCCCCTTCATTGGTGGAGAAGAGCTAATCTTGCCCCTTTCACCGGCAATGATTTTGTGGATCAACTTGGTAACTGATGGTGGACCAGCACTTGCTCTAAGTATGGACCCACCACAAGAAGACCTGATGAGCCTTAAACCACGAAACCCCAATGAGGGTATACTTCACGGAAGATTTGCTTCAATACTGGCAACTTTC
The Candidatus Bathyarchaeum sp. genome window above contains:
- a CDS encoding 4Fe-4S binding protein yields the protein MLEIIAETLRITIAVALILAGMLAIVIWVRNNTRKLSTLRLFVQIVAVVLIFLGLIIGPFGQDQWEYLGTAPKDIAIGKEIFGRPYPDGLTVPTFSCYYASGRTATCVVWQLQSYLFPDFGTSSVYSTSGVERLAIATGLLILMSIIFGRFLCGWICPFGLYMDLLTRLRKALKIKHWTLSDRTNEVLRQSRYLIIATFLILSVILGMRAIAGVELVSETELGRYLEIPFCQVCPAKPLFVLVEGALGFMDVDYMLSQTIGDFALTGWYLTSINLVILGVVTVGSFKIRRLWCRICPLGGLIAIFSRFGPFKKISLIKLTKVEEKCTKCGICKRVCPPQVTEVYDDKGGDVTVSSCILCFRCVEMCPYEGCLQVEVAGKPIYKSKNWLKEEE
- a CDS encoding sulfite exporter TauE/SafE family protein encodes the protein MTVLEQISDPYLGSLVFGLLYGLTFCASSCLPYIISYIAGIGAGFKQGVIATTIYNAGRIVAYAIIGTLVGLISTTVSEDFFSSYQQYSAFAFSIITVLIGATILMKKQNSTCDCKEQKPDRFGIAKLTDRFDLRAFFMGFSRGFILCPPLVALLVYAATFSQINPTMMAVLFGVGTAISPLLILGGATGWLLKKAPLFTKWLSKIGGIALVFMGLSVLISSLIEFT
- a CDS encoding lipoate--protein ligase family protein → MSERWRLLKLETTDAYTNMAIDQAILTARTQNKVPDTLRFYMWNPSAVTVGRFQKLENEINVEECKKQHVDIVRRISGGGAVYHDKNGEITYSITAKTVDLGCKDLDLLGAYQKICSGLNEAVKVLGADADYNPPDAKRCPNLSVNGKKISGNAQTTKKGVLMQHGTFLLQIDYPTMFKLLKVPWSTNLDTVIAVAKHKLGCVKQDITPDFSVQEAYNALVSGFEKALNVEFVEESLTEYEKNLAEKLKKEKFVTEDWNFLGESSFC
- a CDS encoding sodium-translocating pyrophosphatase, with product MIDWTIAPITAGLSVLVAIYLYFYINKQDAGSEKMQEISNAIAEGARAFMKVEFKYLAAFVAVMAVILTFVPLVADIGFSYLMGPAFIFGALCSAIAGVLGMTVALKANVRSANAAKEGLNKAFPIAFRGGAVMGLAVVGLALLGLSAVYALTNDTGIILGFSFGASAMALFAKIGGGIYTKTADVGADLVGKVEHNIPEDDPRNPGVIADNVGDNVGDVAGMGADLFDSYVASIVAVMTLGGAQSMIDFGFTNISFEHVPLVFAGLGVIASILGVAIVRVGKKGNPGKALNLGTYITCVMFGLLTLGATYYLDINIGVWAAAVIGLAGGIIIGVTTDYFTSIDKPPVIKTAEASQTGSAVNIITGFSYGLLSVFPALLGIAFASIGAYSVTEYFMPGVEGAGVYGIGMAAVGMLSIVGMIVAGDAFGPISDNAGGIAEQAGLDEEVLEITASLDAAGNTSKAITKGFAIGAAGLTVIALLAAFQEIAAQATGVSIQFNLMDPLVLTGALIGLAIPAVFSAMVMLSVGKNAYVMIEEIRRQFRDIPGLLEGKEGVKADYASCVDIATKGALKELIAPSVLSIAITLIVGFIGGIQALGGYLAGSIFSGLIFALLMSNAGGLWDNAKKYIEAGAFGGKGSEPHKAAVVGDTVGDPFKDTAGPSLNTLITVMSLVASVFAPTIAMYALLA
- a CDS encoding cation-translocating P-type ATPase encodes the protein MSSEYHSMEKKELLESLKVTENGLSTEEAERRLKEFGPNELVEKKKVSPLQIFLGQFKDIFVIMLLFAMSVSLIIALTRDAGEFVDAATIGAIIFLNAIVGFVQEYRSEKAMEAMKQLTAPKARVLRDGKEQLIPSREVVPGDVVLLEAGDRIPADARVLEVVDLKSDEAILTGESTAVDKKDIVLPPKTAVADRKNSLFMATHLTYGRGKAVITNTGMKTEFGKVAEMVQAVEQTETPLKQKLTKFAKKLGIIIIFVSVAIFALELYEIFAIGGGGSFEHILDQLIEAFEVAIALAVSAVPEGLPAVVTVSLALGARELAKRKALIRRLSSAETLGATDIICSDKTGTLTKGEMTVRKIYVNGKMVDVTGAGYEPKGEFLVDGNKIDATKESDLDLLLKSSTLCANATYDGTKVLGDTTEGALIVAATKAGMNKPELDAEYTRLQEIPFTSERKRMTTVHKTPDGKVVSYVKGAVEILLDRSVSIIKDGKVTALSASKKQEILKTNEAMANQALRVLAIAYKELPPISNNEYDEEELESDLVFIGLAGMIDPPRDEAKGANELCRKAGIKTVMITGDHKLTAVAIAKELTIMNEGDLAFTGAELDKMSDTEFEDIVEKAVVYARVSPEHKLRIVKAFKDKGHIVAMTGDGVNDAPALKQADIGIAMGITGTDVTREAADMVLADDNFATIVTAVEGGRAIYDNIRKFSFFLLRSNFDELLVIGVFALLSPFIGGEELILPLSPAMILWINLVTDGGPALALSMDPPQEDLMSLKPRNPNEGILHGRFASILATFVTQFIGTGVLFAIAYFVWGRPLEEAQTMAFIQATLQELLVVWNCRSETKSAFRLSFTSNKFLLIAVVGSGIVTMLVPFTGLLGTVPLDLMDWLIILPFSLSGLLILPEVFYGRKVWKWR